A genomic window from Vitis riparia cultivar Riparia Gloire de Montpellier isolate 1030 chromosome 18, EGFV_Vit.rip_1.0, whole genome shotgun sequence includes:
- the LOC117907261 gene encoding uncharacterized protein LOC117907261 — protein MATASAILCPATVTARIRSSGSKTQKGEKKVVYVAGLNSFGGLKAHNSVVAMGVPVCTEQCFANVVSSLKAKGRGGGGALSSTCSAASEIFRIAAIMNALVLIGVAVGFVLLRIEASVEESE, from the coding sequence ATGGCCACAGCATCAGCAATACTTTGTCCGGCCACGGTGACTGCCAGAATCAGGAGCTCCGGCAGCAAAACCCAGAAGGGAGAGAAGAAAGTGGTGTACGTAGCAGGGCTGAACAGCTTTGGGGGCCTAAAAGCTCACAACAGCGTGGTAGCAATGGGCGTTCCGGTGTGCACTGAACAGTGCTTTGCAAATGTGGTGAGCTCCTTGAAAGCAAAAGGAAGAGGTGGCGGTGGTGCCCTATCTTCCACATGCAGCGCTGCTTCTGAAATATTCAGGATTGCTGCCATCATGAACGCCCTTGTGCTCATTGGGGTTGCTGTTGGATTCGTTCTTCTCCGAATAGAGGCATCTGTGGAGGAATCTGAGTGA